Proteins encoded together in one Triticum dicoccoides isolate Atlit2015 ecotype Zavitan chromosome 7B, WEW_v2.0, whole genome shotgun sequence window:
- the LOC119341490 gene encoding DNA-directed RNA polymerases II, IV and V subunit 3-like gives MERPAAGASYQRFPRVRIRELRDEFAKFELRDTDASVANALRRVMIAEVPTVAIDLVEIESNSSVLTDEFIAHRLGLIPLTSSAAMAMRLSRDCDACDGDGSCEYCSVEFHLAARATDSGQTLEVTAMDLRSTDPKVCPVDQADAAGDHRGILIVKLRRGQELRLRAIARKGIGKDHAKWSPAATVTFMYEPDIHINEELMETLTLEEKQSWVESSPTKVFDIDPVTQQVTVVDPEAYTYDDEVIKKAEAMGKPGLVEINAKEDSFVFTVETTGAITAYELIMNAITILRQKLDAIRLQDDDGDLGELDAHLVGG, from the exons ATGGAGCGGCCGGCGGCGGGCGCCTCCTACCAGCGGTTCCCGCGCGTGCGGATCCGCGAGCTCAGGGACGAGTTCGCCAAGTTCGAGCTCCGCGACACCGACGCGAGCGTGGCCAACGCGCTCCGCCGCGTCATGATCGCCGAGGTCCCCACCGTCGCCATCGACCTCGTCGAGATCGAGAGCAACTCCTCCGTCCTCACCGACGAGTTCATCGCGCACCGCCTCGGCCTCATCCCGCTCACCTCCTCCGCCGCCATGGCCATGCGCCTCTCCCGCGACTGCGACGCCTGCGACGGGGACGGCTCCTGCGAGTACTGCTCCGTCGAGTTCCACCTCGCCGCCCGCGCCACCGACTCCGGCCAGACGCTCGAGGTCACCGCCATGGACCTCCGCTCCACCGACCCCAAGGTCTGCCCTGTCGACCAGGCCgatgccgccggcgaccacag GGGCATATTAATAGTAAAGCTGCGTCGTGGGCAAGAGCTGCGTCTTCGAGCAATTGCTAGGAAGGGAATTGGAAAGGACCATGCCAAATGGTCTCCAGCTGCTACTGTGACCTTCATGTATGAGCCTGATATACATATTAATGAAGAGCTCATGGAGACACTTACACTTGAGGAAAAACAAAGCTGGGTGGAGAGCAGCCCTACAAAAGTATTTGACATTGATCCTGTCACCCAACAG GTGACGGTTGTGGATCCAGAGGCATACACGTACGACGATGAGGTGATCAAGAAAGCAGAGGCCATGGGGAAGCCAGGACTGGTGGAGATCAACGCCAAGGAGGACAGCTTTGTGTTCACCGTGGAAACGACCGGCGCCATCACGGCCTACGAGTTGATCATGAATGCTATCACGATCCTGAGGCAGAAGCTGGACGCCATTCGCCTTCAAGATGACGACGGTGATCTTGGCGAGCTCGACGCCCACCTTGTTGGAGGCTAA
- the LOC119339518 gene encoding uncharacterized protein LOC119339518 — protein MQHQLRARVRWTDTDNAASVLARCLMNPSLVVELPCFHRATSIVLALRSHIVTRFPAGLEFTVLETLTLSHCSVHIHHLLSCYPRLRTLRLNDVDFHTTTNPIAMAAAAAAAARSRAATAAAWARLLSHRRVAAAAASGSLPHLAGPRIAPQRRHFAFSSASPGAGGGARDSEPLFTEQTVYDLLAQLERERQKEREDRRKAGAGGGGEGKGDEEEEEEEEDFLGVKPLIEKLERRNAKEANLPDESFLEPSDSESDEDDERFSSDSIRRRVDEFDRKCKRQSELLRSFAEAETLDDAHKIMTKIDKFEQRHLSLPLEYRVIGDMMNRLKDSTGKERFILLQKLNRAVRLMECKEAYDPSNPANFGLIQHQQVDSPDDVIDNTGFDKEKQMIQGESLEDEDEEFNEAKEKDDMLIEKLNAIEKKIEEKLADLDHTFGKKGRVLEEEIKDLVEERNSLTDKKRRPMYRKGFDVKVIDVNRTCKVTKGGQIAKYTALLATGNYHGVVGFAKAKGPTAKIAIQRAYEKCFQNLHYMERYEEHTIAHAIQAKYEKTKIYLWPGPMRSGMCAAGRTVETVMYLAGFSNVKSKIIGSRSPLNVIKALFIALNAIETPKDVEQKFGRTVVESYLL, from the exons ATGCAGCACCAGCTGCGTGCGCGCGTGCGTTGGACCGACACGGACAACGCCGCCTCGGTGCTCGCGCGTTGCTTAATGAACCCTTCCCTCGTTGTCGAACTGCCTTGCTTCCACCGTGCCACCTCCATCGTGTTGGCACTTCGCTCCCACATTGTGACTCGGTTCCCAGCCGGCCTCGAGTTCACCGTGCTCGAAACGCTGACCCTCTCGCACTGCAGTGTCCACATCCACCACTTGCTCTCCTGCTACCCGCGCTTGCGCACGCTCCGCCTTAACGACGTTGATTTCCATACAACAACT AACcccatcgccatggccgccgccgccgccgccgccgcgaggtcgcgcgccgccaccgccgccgcgtggGCTCGCCTGCTCTCCCACCGCCGCGTCGCCGCCGCAGCCGCGTCCGGATCGCTGCCCCACCTGGCAGGCCCGCGGATCGCGCCCCAGCGCCGCCACTtcgccttctcctccgcctcccccggcgccggcggcggggcgagggaCAGTGAGCCGCTGTTCACCGAGCAGACCGTCTACGACCTGCTGGCCCAGCTGGAGCGGGAGCGGCAGAAGGAACGCGAGGATCGGCGCAAGgccggggccggcggcggcggcgaggggaagggggacgaggaggaggaggaggaggaggaggacttcctggGCGTGAAGCCGCTGATCGAGAAGTTGGAGCGGCGGAACGCCAAGGAGGCCAACCTCCCCGACGAGTCCTTCCTGGAGCCCAGCGACTCCGAGTCCGACGAGGACGACGAGCGCTTCTCCTCCGACTCAATCCGCCGCCGCGTCGACGAGTTCGACCGCAAGTGCAAGCGCCAGTCCGAGCTCCTCCGCTCCTTCGCCGAGGCCG AGACCCTTGATGACGCTCACAAGATCATGACGAAGATCGACAAGTTCGAGCAGCGCCATCTGAGCCTGCCGCTGGAGTACAGGGTCATCGGGGACATGATGAACCGCCTCAAGGACTCCACGGGGAAAGAGCGCTTCATCCTCCTGCAGAAGCTGAACCGGGCCGTCAGGCTCATGGAGTGCAAGGAGGCGTACGACCCCAGCAACCCCGCAAACTTCGGGCTTATCCAGCACCAGCAGGTCGACTCTCCGGACGATGTGATTGATAACACTGGCTTCGACAAGGAGAAGCAGATGATCCAAGGAGAGAGCCTCGAGGACGAGGATGAGGAGTTCAATGAAGCCAAGGAGAAGGATGATATGCTCATCGAGAAACTAAATGCTATTgagaagaagatcgaggagaagttGGCGGACCTGGATCATACGTTTGGTAAGAAGGGCAGGGTTTTGGAAGAGGAAATAAAGGATCTGGTGGAGGAGAGGAACTCCCTCACGGACAAAAAGAGGAGGCCTATGTACAGAAAA GGTTTTGATGTGAAGGTCATTGATGTTAATCGGACATGCAAAGTTACAAAG GGAGGCCAAATAGCAAAATACACAGCATTGTTGGCAACtggaaactaccatggtgttgtaggTTTTGCAAAAGCTAAAGGTCCAACAGCAAAGATTGCAATACAGAGG GCCTATGAGAAATGCTTCCAGAACCTACATTACATGGAGCGGTACGAGGAGCACACAATTGCTCATGCGATTCAGGCCAAATACGAGAAAACAAAG ATCTACCTCTGGCCCGGACCAATGAGGAGTGGGATGTGCGCCGCTGGCAGGACTGTCGAAACTGTGATGTATCTAGCCGGGTTTAGCAACGTCAAGTCAAAG ATTATCGGATCGAGGAGCCCGCTCAACGTTATCAAGGCTCTCTTCATAGCACTAAATGCC ATTGAAACGCCCAAGGATGTGGAGCAGAAGTTTGGACGGACTGTTGTGGAGTCGTACTTGTTGTAG